Sequence from the Acidobacteriota bacterium genome:
CGGAGAGACGGTTTTGCGCGGCGGCGAGGCCCAGCGACCCAATCATCATGGTGGTCAGCGCATTGGCGAACTTGCTCTTGAACATGGAGCCTTCGCAGGCCACCACGCCGTCGTAACAAGGAATTTCGCGAGACAGGAATGGCGGGAAAATGTCCGGGAGCAAGACTTGCCTGGCATCGCCAAAGTAGCCGCGCGAGAGTTGGAAATTCTGGCTGAGTACGCTCATCTCGACGCGCTCGGGGCCGAGGATGCGACGGATCTGGCGCATCATCTCCTCGACGCGCACGTCGGCGCCCGTGTTGCGTGTGCCGTTGTATCCGGCAAACAACAACTTCAATTTTTCGCCGGGCCGCCAACTGGCGCCCGCGCCCATCATCCACCTGAGTTTGGCGGTCTCGATCAGGCCGCTCACCCAGGCTTCCAGCAGTTGATCCATCATCGAGGTGAGGCTCCGGCCAAGTGCGAACCCGGTGCGGGCGTCTGGGTCGAACCAGGCCAATCACGGTATGGGTAAGTGAAATGATGCTCGCGGCTGAACTGCAACAGCGGCAGGCAGTAATTGGTGAATGGTTCAGGCGTGCGGCCCGTTTCTTCGACCACGCGCGAGTTATCAAAAACAGTATTCCAGACCAGATACGGCAGGAACACTTTCAGCAGCGTTGCGCCGAAGCCGATGCCGCCGCCGAGGTGCGTGAGCGCATGGATCGTGCCCGAGAACGGTTGCTGCAGCCACGGCAAATAAAGTGGCGGCCTGCGGTGGCGCGCGCGCGCCAGATGGTCAGTGATCTGCCGGAAGTTCAGCGAACCTGCGCCGGAGGAAAGGTGGTAGATCTCATGCCGAGGTCGCTCCATCAGATGGATGGCGACCACGGAGTCGGCCACGAAATCCACGGGCACGATGTCCAGTCGGGCCGTCGGCTGGAAGGGCAGCACGCGCAGTCCGGCGAGGATGACGAACGCGCGGGCCATGTCAAATTGCGTGGTCTCGCCATGGCGGCTGTTGCCCAGCACGATGCTGGGGCGGAAGATGGTGCGCGAGACCTCAGGGAGCAACTCGCGGACCATGTGCTCGCAGAATTTTTTGGTGCGCGCGTACGGATCGTAATCGTTGCGGTCCCACTCGACGGCGCGGTCTTCCTGGACCATTTCGTTTGAGCGTACGCCGGCCACGGCCACGGTGGAGACGTGACTGAAGCGCCGCAGCCCGTGGTGGGCGTGGGCGCGGGCAGAGAGTTGAGCCACTTCCAGCGTGCCGCGCAGATTGGTGTTCAGGCAGGCCTTCTCGGATTTGCGATTGAGCGAAGCCGCGCAGTGGATCACGGAGCCAGTAGATTCCACCAGATATCGGTACATCTCCGGGGCCAGACCAAAATACTTATCGGTGAGGCTGCCGCGGAATATGGTGATGCGGCTGCGCAGATGATTGTGAAAGCGCGGAAAATCAAAATGAGCCTGGAAGGAGCGCCAAAGACGGAGTTCGGCGTCATGGTCATCGCGCGCGCGCACCAGCAGATTCAGTGGCTCGCTCGAGCGATCGAGCAGTCCTGCGGCGATGTGCGAGCCGACGAATCCAGTGGAACCGGTTAGGAAGATGGCCATGTCGGCACGGGCCTCTCTGGCAGGGAGCCGACGGCTGGCTCCAGCATGTGAAATTCACGGCTGGGACGCGATTCCAGCGGACGGCCCTCGATCAGCGGATACGACCAGCGGCGCTGTGCCGGAACGTGGATGTTGATCCAGTACTCCCACCAATCCACCGAGCGTGGGTCATAGCTGAAGTCGCGCTGCTCGGCGGCGGGCAAAGCGTGCGAGTGTAACTCCACGTTGTCCGCCTCGAAAACATGCTCGTTGAGCAGAATAAACGGCTCGTAGAGCTCGATAATTTTCTCGACACGGTCGAGATTTCTCTCGCGCCGCGCAAACCGCGACTTCATGAACGCCAGCGGCGGCGTAGTCTTCTGGATTGCGCGGATCAGCTTGCGCTGCTGTGGCGCGGAGAAGGCCTGATAGCGTTTTTTCGATACAGGGATGGTGTCGAAGCGCAGGCGCAACCAGGAGTCGAAGTCCTTCTGGGCGCGATAGAATTTGCGATGCGCCAGACCGGTCAGCTCGATGGAGCGGCGCATGTCGCAGGGGTTGGTGGCCGACGAAGCGAGGTGATACAGGCGATGATGACGCCTCTCCATGAGTGCCGCCGAAATCAGCGTCATGCCGCGGCAGACCAGATCCACCGGAATGACATCCAGGCATTTGCGCTCATTGGTAGGCAACTGTCTGAAGTAAGTTCCCAGCAGATACGACAACGGAGCCGAGGTGTTGATGCCTTCGTTCCAGCCCCGAAAGGGTTCCTCGACGGAGGATTCCACGATGGAGGGGCGCACCACGGCGATGGGCAAGTTTTTCCCTCGGCTCGCGATCAGTGCCTCGCCAAGGCTCTTGGTAAGTGTGTAGGTGTTCGGCCAGCCGAGCGCCTTAGCGCGCTTGATGCCAGCCGTGGTGAGCCGATTGCGCAGCCAACGCTTACGTTCCTTATCGATTTGCTTTTCCAGCACATTGCCCTTGACCACTTGGCCGTCGGACTTTTTCGAGAGAACCAGCAGCCTCAGCTCTTCGGTTACGGCGGGGGTCTCCGCGCGCTCCTCGATCTGGCGGACCTGCTCGCGCAGTGCCTGCCATTCCTTTTCTGAATTAAAGTCCGCGATGTGCAGCGGCGTATAGTTGGGCGTCTCCACTTCGTTCACGCGACCGTCGCGCGCACCCACCACGTAGCAGGTGGATAAATGGAGCATGGCGGCATGGTCGCACTGGCGCTGCAAATTGATGAGATGGTCCGCCGAATCCACGTTAGTGGACAGCGCGTCGCGCAGGTCTGGGTTGAAGTCGGTGAGTCCGGCGCTGTTGGCGATCAGGTCGAGTCGCGGCAACAAGCGAGCCTTGGTTTCCGCGTCGAGGCCCAAGTCAGGTTGGGTAATGTCACCCTCCACCACCACCACTTTGTCACGCAGGAACGCAGCGAAGCCGTCCCCATGCTTTTCCACCAGCGGGTCGAAGGCGGGTGATTCCCTGATGATCTGCTCGAATCGATCCAGGCCGCTCTTCTTGCCCTGGCGGCGGATCAGCAGATAGATGCGCCCGATCTCCGGCAGCTTTGTCAGCAGGTGGATCAGCCAGACTTTGGCGATGAAGCCGGTAACACCGATGAGCAGAATGTGTTTGCCCGCCAGCGCCACGTGAACCGAGAGGGGTGCTTCGGGTGGGTTCTTATGATGACGGCCATCGAAGTGGACCACCGGATGAGTGAGCTTCACGAAAGGGCGCTCCGTGGTGGCGACGGAAGCCAGCAGCAACTCCGGGTTTTTCTGTAGCTGGAGTTCGCTCAAAACCCATTCGCGCGGTGTGCGGCCATCGGGCTTGCGACCAATCAAGGGTGCCAGGCTCCGCCGCGGCGGGACCACCGGGCCAATCAGCCGACCCGTGGCCAGCCCGTCGCGAAACTCGAGGCGGTTGGCGATTAGATGCTCGACACCAAAATGTCGTGCCAGCGGTCGCATGACGTGGTCCAGCCCCTGGCTGACCAGTATCACCCGTCCGTTCATCCGGCGGACCTGATCCACCGTAGCCAGCAAGCGGGACATGCCGCGCTGCTTCATGCGAGGCTTCAGTTGGTATTCGAAATATTCCTCGCCGAGCAGGTCCAGCCGGTCCTGGCTGATGTGGCGCAGTAAGGCATGCAACACGCGCGTGGCCCACTCGCGATCCATGAGGTAGAGCAGTGGACGCAGCAGGACTACCACAGCCAAGGCCAGCCGGCGCAGAGACCGCTCGAAGAAGCTCTGGGCGTTGCTGGTGAAAAAAGCCACGGGTCGAACCGCACCCAAGTCCAGTAGGCTGCCTTCCACGCGCCAGAAAATATCCGGCCCCGCTCCCGCCACAGGACCTGGAGGAAGACCTGCTGCGACGGAAGACATGTCGTCTAACTTATTCAATATAAAGCTCCAACCTACTGTCTGCTATCCGGCTTGAAGGCCCGGCCAGACACAAATCGACATATATCATTCTATGCGACCAGAAACTGGGAATGCAACCTGAGATAGTCCTGGAAAGTGCTACCCATCTCACCCTAGACTGGGATAGCATAAGCGTTTATGGGTCATTTTCCCACCCTGGAAACCCTCCTGAATTATTCCACTAAATAGTTGTTACCAGGCCACTCAGAGGGCGTAGAATGCACTCAAATTGGACTTCCGGCATCTGGGCGAAGTCCCGGGATCAGGAGGGATAGGACATGTCAGGGATCATGATAGGTTTGATCGTCTGGAGCGTGTTGACCGGTATTCTGGTCGTGCTAATGATTTATAGGGCTACTCTGGTAAATCACGAAGACGACCAGTTGTTCCTTAGCGCGGGCGAAAACTCCATGGCCCGCGAACAGGCGGAACTGGTGGTACAGCTCAACAAAATCGAGCCGATAATAAAAGGTGTTGCGTTGGCCTCCGGTATTCTACTAATGGCGCTGGGCGGAGTGTGGGTCTATCAGAGTTTCCAGGCCCCCACAATTCTTTGAAGCCAACGTAAGCGTGATCGTCACCCCTGGATGCCAGTACGCATCCGCATAGCTGGTGGTGTGTTCGGACAGGCATTGTGTTGAACGGGACGAAGTGCGAATCTGATGGTATGACATTCAGGTTCACCCAGCGCGCGGATTGCGCCAATACGGCCAAGCTGCGAAGCTGCGTGCTGGCTTCGCTGCTTACGGTCGCTCTCCTGCTGACTAGCTCATGTAATCACCTACCGGCTACGGCGGATGCGGACGCTGCGCGCTCCCTGGCGTTCATTGGTAATGAGGCCAGCCGTACTCTGAGCGTCGTCGATCTTGGCACATTGCGCATCACCAGAACGGTGCCTCTGCGCGATACGCCGTACCGCCTATTCGCCAACCTCCCGCGCGGTGAACTCTATGTTCTTAGTTCCTTGGCGGGAACTCTCACCATATTGAATGCCGCAACACTGGCCGTGGAGGGCACGGTTCGCACAGGCGCATCGCCGCAATTCATCGCGCTTTCCGGTGACGGTGGAACGGCCTATGTTGTCAACGCGGGGTCCAACAATGTTTCCGTGATTGATCTGCGGTCGCGCAAAGTTAGAGCGACAGTCGCCGTGGGCCAGCACCCGGAATTTGCGCAGTTGACGCCGGATGGAGCGACTCTAATTGTCTCGAACCGCAACAGCAACACGCTGACGCTGATTGCAACTCAGGCGGATATTGGCGCCACTGCCGACGCGACTCCGAAGGTTCTGGACGAAATAGCCGTGGGCAGTCAGCCCGGCCCTGTAGCAATCCGGCCCGATGGTCAGCAAGCCTTTGTGGCCAACGCGGGCGACGGCACGGTCTCCGCCGTAGATTTGCTCTCGCGTGGCGTCATCGCGCACATTGAGGTCGGCAGAGGCCCCAGTTACATGGCCATGAAACCTGACGGTGGTGAACTATTCGTCTCCAATACTGGCGCGGAGT
This genomic interval carries:
- a CDS encoding NAD-dependent epimerase/dehydratase family protein — encoded protein: MAIFLTGSTGFVGSHIAAGLLDRSSEPLNLLVRARDDHDAELRLWRSFQAHFDFPRFHNHLRSRITIFRGSLTDKYFGLAPEMYRYLVESTGSVIHCAASLNRKSEKACLNTNLRGTLEVAQLSARAHAHHGLRRFSHVSTVAVAGVRSNEMVQEDRAVEWDRNDYDPYARTKKFCEHMVRELLPEVSRTIFRPSIVLGNSRHGETTQFDMARAFVILAGLRVLPFQPTARLDIVPVDFVADSVVAIHLMERPRHEIYHLSSGAGSLNFRQITDHLARARHRRPPLYLPWLQQPFSGTIHALTHLGGGIGFGATLLKVFLPYLVWNTVFDNSRVVEETGRTPEPFTNYCLPLLQFSREHHFTYPYRDWPGSTQTPAPGSHLAGASPR